In the Gammaproteobacteria bacterium genome, one interval contains:
- a CDS encoding TldD/PmbA family protein, with product MEALLEESARRFANLAPAADYWSLRLVAERRSALAVRQDVVLPPSTAVTTGAFVTLTRSGGTGYAATSDLSPAGLAAAAADARTWADLTAGHGLVAPAEQARSAHRGRYETTVARPWDDLSQDARIALLQDASRALKVDERIVDWLAWLVGRQVSTLLVSGDGAHILQRFHFIDPGLRAVAHAGALTQVRTGGGARGSRQGGLEQLELLDFPAAAPRVAEEALALLAAPECPSGPTDILLMPSQMTLQIHESIGHPLELDRILGDERNYAGTSFVTPDMFGHYRYGSPLLNVTFDPTVAGESAAYAFDDEGLPAERVHLIREGILERPLGGATSQARAGLPGTANARACSWDRPPIDRMANLNVEPGHGALADLMAGVERGVLMDTNRSWSIDDSRNKFQFGCEYGRLIEDGALGGVVRNPNYRGISATFWRNLAAVGSGLEVHGVNNCGKGEPNQMIHVGHASPPCVFRDVEVFGGAG from the coding sequence ATGGAAGCCCTGCTCGAAGAGAGCGCCCGGCGCTTTGCCAACCTGGCGCCCGCCGCCGACTACTGGTCCCTGCGCCTGGTGGCGGAACGCCGCAGCGCCCTGGCGGTGCGCCAGGACGTGGTGCTGCCGCCCTCCACCGCCGTCACCACGGGGGCCTTCGTCACCCTGACCCGATCCGGTGGCACGGGTTACGCCGCCACCAGTGACTTGAGCCCGGCGGGGCTCGCGGCGGCGGCGGCCGATGCCCGGACATGGGCGGATCTCACCGCCGGCCACGGCCTGGTGGCGCCGGCGGAGCAGGCCCGCAGCGCCCACCGGGGGCGCTACGAGACGACCGTGGCGCGGCCCTGGGACGACCTCTCCCAGGACGCGCGGATCGCCCTGCTCCAGGACGCCAGCCGCGCCCTCAAGGTCGATGAACGCATCGTCGACTGGCTGGCCTGGCTGGTGGGCCGCCAGGTGAGCACCCTGCTGGTGAGCGGCGACGGTGCCCATATTCTGCAGCGCTTCCATTTCATCGACCCGGGTCTGCGGGCGGTAGCCCATGCCGGCGCCCTGACCCAGGTGCGCACCGGCGGCGGCGCCCGGGGCTCCCGCCAGGGCGGCCTGGAGCAACTGGAACTGCTGGATTTCCCCGCCGCCGCCCCGCGGGTGGCGGAGGAGGCCCTGGCGCTGCTGGCGGCCCCCGAGTGCCCCTCCGGGCCCACCGACATCCTGCTCATGCCGAGCCAGATGACCCTGCAGATCCACGAGAGCATCGGCCATCCCCTGGAGCTGGACCGCATCCTCGGTGACGAGCGCAACTACGCGGGCACCAGCTTCGTCACCCCGGACATGTTCGGCCATTACCGCTACGGCTCGCCGCTGCTCAACGTCACCTTCGACCCCACGGTGGCCGGCGAGTCCGCCGCCTACGCCTTCGATGACGAGGGCCTGCCTGCCGAGCGGGTGCATCTCATCCGGGAGGGGATCCTCGAGCGCCCCCTCGGCGGCGCCACATCCCAGGCCCGCGCCGGCCTGCCGGGCACCGCCAACGCCCGTGCCTGCTCCTGGGACCGGCCGCCCATCGACCGCATGGCCAATCTCAACGTGGAGCCGGGCCATGGCGCCCTGGCCGACCTCATGGCCGGGGTGGAACGGGGCGTGCTGATGGACACCAACCGCTCCTGGTCCATCGACGACAGCCGCAACAAGTTCCAGTTCGGCTGCGAGTACGGTCGCCTCATAGAAGACGGCGCCCTCGGCGGGGTGGTGCGCAACCCCAACTATCGCGGCATCTCCGCCACCTTCTGGCGCAACCTCGCCGCCGTGGGCAGCGGCCTCGAGGTGCACGGCGTAAACAACTGCGGCAAGGGAGAACCCAACCAGATGATCCACGTCGGCCATGCCTCGCCCCCCTGTGTGTTCAGGGACGTCGAGGTGTTCGGAGGCGCTGGCTGA
- a CDS encoding BCCT family transporter gives MPFVARILEAMEPAVFIGSALAVVSFVTFGSLWPETASDLFHSMQGFIVERFGWFYVLTASTLLVAVLWLMVGPYGRIRLGGEDSRPEFGYLTWFSMMLSAGMGIGIVFFGVAEPLQHFVSPPMGEGATDAARREAMRFTFFHWGLHPWAIYCAIALPLAYFHFRHDLPLAPRSLLYPLIGERIHGPIGHGVDILCTVGTLFGVATSLGLGALQINAGLHHIAGVEQSQSVQIALILGITAVATVSVVSGLHLGMRFLSEFNVGLSLLILTFVFVAGPTLYILDFFVTSIGYYLQKLPLTSLWVEPGEQGGWQTDWTLFYWSWWISWSPFVGVFISRISKGRTIREFIAAAMLVPTVVVFFWFSVMGGTAIRLYEQGHKALADTAANDSALAFYALLEQLPLTSILSVLVTLLILTYFVTSSDSGSLVDDMVTSGGHPNPPRAQRVFWAVSEGMVAAVLLTFGGLQALRAASLTVGLPMSLLLLVAMAGLMRALAVDAATKGVPKKRRLKNDD, from the coding sequence ATGCCCTTCGTTGCCCGCATCCTCGAGGCCATGGAGCCGGCGGTCTTCATCGGCTCAGCCCTCGCCGTGGTGAGCTTCGTCACCTTCGGTAGCCTGTGGCCCGAAACCGCCTCGGACCTGTTCCACTCGATGCAGGGATTCATCGTGGAACGCTTCGGCTGGTTCTACGTGCTGACCGCCAGCACCCTGCTGGTGGCGGTGCTGTGGCTGATGGTGGGGCCCTACGGGCGCATCCGTCTCGGCGGCGAGGACTCCAGGCCCGAGTTCGGTTACCTGACCTGGTTTTCCATGATGCTCTCGGCGGGCATGGGCATCGGCATCGTCTTCTTCGGCGTGGCCGAACCCCTGCAGCACTTCGTGTCACCCCCCATGGGCGAAGGCGCCACCGATGCCGCGCGGCGCGAGGCCATGCGCTTCACCTTCTTCCACTGGGGGCTCCACCCCTGGGCCATCTACTGCGCCATCGCCCTACCCCTGGCCTATTTCCATTTTCGCCACGACCTGCCCCTGGCACCGCGTTCCCTGCTCTATCCCCTCATCGGCGAGCGCATCCACGGGCCCATAGGTCATGGGGTGGATATCCTCTGCACCGTGGGCACCCTGTTCGGGGTGGCCACCTCCCTCGGCCTGGGGGCCCTGCAGATCAATGCCGGGCTCCATCACATCGCTGGCGTGGAGCAGAGCCAGTCGGTGCAGATCGCCCTCATCCTCGGCATCACCGCCGTGGCCACGGTATCCGTGGTGAGCGGGCTCCATCTGGGTATGCGCTTCCTCAGCGAGTTCAACGTGGGCCTGTCCCTGCTGATCCTGACATTCGTCTTCGTGGCGGGCCCGACCCTGTACATACTCGATTTCTTCGTCACCAGCATCGGCTATTACCTGCAGAAGCTACCCCTGACCAGCCTGTGGGTCGAGCCCGGCGAGCAGGGCGGCTGGCAGACCGACTGGACCCTGTTCTACTGGAGCTGGTGGATCTCCTGGTCCCCCTTCGTGGGGGTCTTCATCTCGCGCATCTCCAAGGGCCGTACCATCCGGGAGTTCATCGCCGCCGCCATGCTGGTGCCCACGGTGGTGGTCTTCTTCTGGTTCTCGGTCATGGGCGGCACGGCCATACGGCTCTACGAGCAAGGCCACAAGGCGCTGGCCGACACGGCCGCGAACGACAGCGCCCTGGCCTTCTATGCCCTCCTGGAGCAACTGCCCCTGACCAGCATCCTCTCGGTATTGGTCACCCTGCTGATCCTCACCTATTTCGTGACTTCCTCGGATTCCGGCTCCCTGGTGGACGACATGGTGACCTCGGGCGGCCACCCCAACCCCCCCAGGGCCCAGCGGGTATTCTGGGCCGTGTCCGAGGGCATGGTGGCTGCCGTGCTGCTGACCTTCGGCGGCCTGCAGGCCCTGCGCGCCGCGTCCCTCACTGTCGGCCTGCCCATGTCCCTGTTGCTGCTGGTCGCCATGGCGGGCCTGATGCGGGCCCTGGCGGTGGATGCCGCCACTAAAGGGGTGCCCAAAAAACGCCGGCTGAAGAACGACGACTGA
- a CDS encoding dodecin: MSDNVYKIIEIVGSSTIGTDDAIQQAIARAASTLKNLEWFEVKETRGHIMDGKVGHYQVRLNIGFRLE, encoded by the coding sequence ATGAGCGACAACGTATACAAGATCATCGAGATCGTCGGTTCATCCACGATCGGCACCGACGACGCCATCCAGCAGGCCATCGCGCGGGCGGCTTCCACCCTCAAGAATCTCGAGTGGTTCGAGGTGAAGGAGACCCGCGGGCACATCATGGACGGCAAGGTGGGCCACTACCAGGTGCGCTTGAACATCGGCTTCCGCCTCGAGTAA
- a CDS encoding MarR family transcriptional regulator: MVATVTDKTSIAQMLAGLASEWPDAARRVHPVVLWLYRARDYLYDDLATVLAPFDLLPADFDVLAALRTQPPPRTLTPTVLYRSLLLSSGGLTKILHRLEARELVTRPPNPTDRRSRLVRLSPQGERFLQEALDDVIAHEERFLAPLDGAEIRELTRLLSKLVP, translated from the coding sequence ATGGTTGCAACGGTGACCGACAAGACCTCCATCGCCCAGATGCTCGCCGGCCTCGCCAGCGAATGGCCCGACGCGGCGCGGCGTGTCCATCCCGTTGTGCTGTGGCTGTATCGGGCCCGGGATTATCTTTACGACGACCTCGCCACCGTCCTCGCCCCCTTCGATCTGCTGCCGGCGGACTTCGACGTCCTCGCCGCCCTGCGCACCCAGCCCCCTCCCCGCACCCTGACACCCACGGTGCTTTATCGCTCCCTGCTCCTGAGTTCCGGTGGCCTCACCAAGATCCTGCATCGCCTCGAGGCGAGGGAGTTGGTGACCCGCCCGCCCAACCCCACCGACCGGCGCAGCCGGCTGGTGCGGCTGAGCCCCCAGGGCGAGCGTTTCCTGCAGGAGGCCCTGGATGATGTCATCGCCCACGAGGAACGCTTTCTGGCGCCCCTCGATGGCGCCGAGATCCGGGAACTCACCCGGCTGCTCAGCAAACTGGTTCCCTGA
- a CDS encoding aspartate phosphatase, whose protein sequence is MDHTSVTRTILDSPVVGRRLGHLLAVVFLLFGLLAVNGAYLGGITALEAATEKVYQDRLYLFMFLAHLVLGLALLPPFLVFGALHFRRARHRPNRYAIGAGTLLFLTGLVLLGSGLVLTRFGFFEVNDPALRSTAYWVHVVTPVAAIWLFVVHRLAGPPLRWRAGAAWAVAGLAAAAILAGGQAASRSQPPVMTAAHEPALVRTAGARIPARHLMQDAVCAECHADIAKRAAMGMHRFSSFNNPAYRFSVDLTREELMARDGDVEGARLCAVCHDQVPLFSGRFDNPDYDPDADPGAAVGIGCLGCHAITAVNSPRGNGAYDFADPPRYPFAASDNPLLQAVNRQLIKAKPAFHKATLLKPAHRTAEFCSTCHKVHLPYALNHYKWLRGQNHYDSFLLSGVSGHRVDSFYYPEQAVPNCAHCHMRPLPSDDPAARDFAGDGRRTVHDHLFGAANTGVPHMLGHPEWTLEARRQFLEGVARLDLFGIRDDGDIDGELHAPLRPRLPVLEPGRRYLLEAVVRTLAIGHQLTQGTTDSNELWLDVTVSSGGRVIGRSGALDPQGEVDPWSYFINSYLVDRHGNRIERRDAHNIFAALYDHQVPPGAAATVHYGFEVPPDVSAPVTIEARLRYRKFDSRFMGHMDGEGITGNPLPITTLATDRVTLPMAGVAPGVPEQSREVAAWERWNDYGIGLLSKGRRELRQAEAAFREVEALDPAHGATNLARVHYREGRLEEAAADLGHAAAAGAPPWVVAWLSARVEREFGDLDSAIARLEALVATRFEEARRRGFDFSRDYRVWNELGRTLFERARRERGAEHRTRRAAFLARARDALEQALAMEPENAGTHHNLALVYSALDDSATAARHRELHDRYRPNDHAVAAAVAAHRRRNPAADHAAEATAVYDLQRPGAHGLAAPARLARRAE, encoded by the coding sequence ATGGACCACACATCGGTAACCCGCACCATCCTCGACTCCCCGGTCGTCGGCCGGCGACTGGGCCACCTGCTCGCCGTGGTCTTCCTGCTGTTTGGCCTGCTGGCCGTCAATGGCGCGTACCTGGGGGGGATCACGGCGCTGGAGGCCGCCACGGAAAAGGTCTACCAGGACCGACTGTACCTCTTCATGTTCCTTGCCCATCTGGTGCTCGGGCTGGCTCTGCTGCCGCCGTTCCTGGTCTTCGGCGCGCTCCACTTCCGCCGCGCCCGCCACCGCCCCAACCGTTACGCCATCGGCGCAGGCACGTTGTTGTTCCTCACGGGGCTGGTACTGCTGGGGTCGGGACTGGTGCTCACCCGCTTCGGCTTCTTCGAGGTCAACGACCCGGCGCTACGGAGCACGGCCTACTGGGTGCACGTGGTGACGCCCGTCGCTGCGATATGGCTGTTCGTGGTCCACCGTCTGGCGGGACCGCCGCTGCGCTGGCGGGCGGGCGCCGCATGGGCCGTTGCCGGTCTGGCCGCCGCGGCGATCCTCGCCGGGGGACAGGCGGCCAGCCGCTCCCAGCCGCCGGTCATGACGGCGGCCCACGAGCCGGCCCTGGTGCGTACCGCCGGGGCCCGAATCCCGGCCCGGCACCTCATGCAGGACGCGGTGTGCGCCGAATGCCACGCAGACATCGCCAAGCGGGCCGCCATGGGCATGCATCGCTTCAGCTCCTTCAACAATCCGGCCTACCGTTTCAGCGTCGACCTCACCCGCGAGGAACTCATGGCCCGGGATGGCGATGTGGAGGGCGCGCGGTTGTGCGCAGTCTGCCACGACCAGGTGCCGCTGTTCTCGGGGCGTTTCGACAATCCGGACTATGACCCGGACGCCGATCCGGGGGCCGCGGTGGGGATCGGCTGCCTCGGCTGTCATGCCATCACGGCGGTGAACAGTCCGCGGGGCAACGGCGCCTACGACTTCGCCGATCCGCCCCGTTATCCGTTCGCCGCCAGCGACAATCCGCTGCTCCAGGCCGTCAACCGCCAACTCATCAAGGCCAAGCCGGCCTTTCACAAGGCGACGCTCCTCAAGCCGGCCCACCGCACGGCGGAGTTCTGCTCCACCTGCCACAAGGTGCACCTGCCCTACGCTCTCAACCACTACAAGTGGTTGCGCGGCCAGAACCACTACGACAGCTTTCTGCTCTCCGGCGTCTCGGGCCACCGCGTGGACAGTTTCTACTACCCCGAGCAGGCGGTGCCCAATTGCGCCCATTGCCACATGCGGCCGCTGCCCTCCGACGACCCCGCCGCCCGGGACTTCGCGGGTGACGGTCGCCGCACGGTTCACGACCACCTGTTCGGCGCCGCCAACACCGGCGTGCCGCACATGCTCGGCCATCCCGAGTGGACGCTGGAGGCGCGACGGCAGTTCCTGGAGGGGGTGGCGCGCCTCGACCTGTTCGGGATCCGCGACGACGGCGACATCGACGGCGAACTCCACGCCCCGCTGCGCCCGCGCCTGCCCGTACTCGAGCCCGGCCGGCGCTATCTGCTCGAGGCGGTGGTGCGGACCCTCGCCATCGGCCACCAGCTCACTCAGGGCACCACCGACTCCAATGAGTTGTGGCTCGACGTGACCGTCAGCAGCGGCGGCCGCGTCATCGGGCGCAGCGGCGCCCTCGACCCGCAGGGTGAGGTGGACCCATGGTCCTACTTCATCAACAGCTATCTGGTGGACCGCCACGGCAACCGGATAGAGCGCCGCGATGCCCACAACATCTTCGCCGCCCTCTATGACCATCAGGTCCCACCCGGCGCGGCGGCCACGGTGCATTACGGCTTCGAGGTGCCGCCCGACGTCAGCGCGCCCGTCACCATCGAGGCGCGGCTCCGGTACCGCAAGTTCGACAGCCGTTTCATGGGTCACATGGACGGAGAGGGGATCACGGGCAACCCCTTGCCCATCACCACCCTGGCCACCGACCGAGTGACCCTGCCGATGGCCGGCGTCGCCCCCGGGGTCCCCGAGCAGTCCCGTGAGGTGGCGGCCTGGGAACGCTGGAACGACTACGGTATCGGCCTGCTGAGCAAGGGGCGCCGCGAACTGCGCCAGGCCGAGGCGGCCTTCCGCGAGGTGGAGGCCCTGGACCCCGCTCACGGGGCCACCAACCTGGCGCGGGTCCACTATCGCGAGGGCCGCCTGGAGGAGGCTGCCGCCGATCTCGGGCACGCCGCCGCGGCCGGGGCGCCGCCGTGGGTGGTGGCGTGGCTGTCGGCCCGCGTGGAACGGGAGTTCGGCGATCTGGATAGTGCCATAGCCCGCCTCGAGGCGCTGGTGGCGACCCGCTTCGAGGAGGCCCGCCGGCGCGGCTTCGACTTCTCCCGCGACTACCGCGTGTGGAACGAGTTGGGACGCACCCTGTTCGAGCGGGCCCGCCGGGAACGGGGTGCCGAGCATCGGACACGGCGTGCCGCCTTCCTGGCGCGGGCACGGGACGCCCTGGAACAGGCCCTCGCCATGGAGCCGGAGAACGCCGGCACCCACCACAACCTCGCTTTGGTGTACAGCGCCCTGGACGACTCCGCGACGGCCGCCCGCCACCGCGAGCTGCACGACCGCTATCGCCCGAACGACCACGCCGTTGCGGCGGCGGTGGCCGCCCATCGTCGCCGCAACCCCGCCGCCGACCACGCCGCGGAGGCGACCGCCGTCTATGATCTGCAGCGTCCCGGGGCGCACGGGCTGGCCGCCCCCGCCCGCCTGGCGCGCCGTGCGGAGTGA